In Bombus fervidus isolate BK054 chromosome 13, iyBomFerv1, whole genome shotgun sequence, a single genomic region encodes these proteins:
- the Tinc gene encoding transmembrane protein tincar isoform X1 yields the protein MSMTGSLMGYENNNEVNQAKCKKPLKPLPIVSSVNSSGITTTNKAKKPRRSTRRNSCIRGHVNSLWSVWYGVLAVAFQTYIGLRYVKRFTAYLSLPWPADAPPPKVELYACLVLAGAGVVLLPVLLGAAFLKLGNLANDGVKLGRHLSACSRDPPSSLLTNNPDHSLANNLWRHGGPTAAFVHLCTAMCFLLPSLLMEARLIHAGFLPKETIWRTDLDWLVTHRDRLVVSSFMNPNVNLSILTGIITPQPFVTLAPDEESDNIANDIVTTKLELTDVINKSAAMEFRPRDSTNEHLGQFRTPASTNLPVPNARVSSVSTTLPTNKITMPMRQKIINDTTKTPSIVNGASKLNSTRPTSAASPITTTATTSTNMAETTTATITTTTTTTTTRSVKAPVSSDEAAAVTAATTTATAVPTAATAVTTTLPSTLSSTSSSMKYGNTVRRLAAAKSIIRSNNSRTKLKTKNTGKSSTTVKPGKNVGNMTAQSMSLTMNSLADLDHPEKLNLEFQAAESYGPITLEYLNYAIALGVYSVRYPAVFWSCNKPLATIFSFQLIANSAQSLLAYIGMSVLYKVQVMGPLKVLPVLRQQYRTISTTSSISTIFGDSYFLLNPHVTLVLFALSSLLVLCSSMVMYFYAYGRFTAFLSQERERRIILSKENRSGNGWIYFIHCTALCVFLAIAICSAPLLYDYSVVYRGSLDGAILACVVATVLHLFLWLILWIFLTIKQRWTFKLRVTIGRATVRSARSVKLVTDVDLLSARDDEDGTNAPLLVVGNGRTYTIADASPKKAIMSVIQKAAIERKARSQGNVDSVNGDSAADDEQIYWLRPKLRPSPTRSPNDGNVAPTTEKGWLNKKLKPKVTFNDLPSTSGSRNKGKVRRGTGDGGPEDDGDYATLRELPLITSLDPADDSTSEENKWERWLISRRDVIPKFGNLLECVNDDQVTYYASANRDLQPSEGDPSPLLTPDPLPDPTSEPLPLPPPTPTPTPTCAPTTEVVTALLTTNTQANGGQTPRCLRRGDSGMPHEELTPRSDSSNSPPLDAVVGGSSGAGSVTGHSNASSHSETSSSGVHSNASNASNGSCQRRATSVDDVSGNCDQRDGEESRDQWRSCSLQRGIQPPSATATFSPPNSRPGTSQSFSSPQYANHVPLFANINANSSANANINASANTGGNTNVNVNDVNVVGQGCPAVILENPNEATVVIRRKLSRTKLTEPLNPNEEPFGRSTNMRMTSFTESNDIRVHATSATLPHYPTQPAVTYPHCSTMPLPHASHSMAGSHMGGSSGSCGSVPRHAFVPPQVHSSVPAHTTLPSHHNGVRLLHGITPTPNNPFVKRFPPVQLHTQPWALPGHHTFPQASQVNGKLTTTAQIRQSDRDSANFSMASSGDSDTCLPH from the exons ATGTCAATGACGGGAAGCTTAATGGGTTACGAAAATAATAACGAGGTAAATCAAGCAAAGTGCAAAAAGCCATTAAAACCGCTTCCGATAGTGTCCAGCGTAAACTCCAGCGGCATCACAACTACCAACAAAGCGAAAAAGCCACGAAGGTCTACTAGACGAAACTCATGTATACGAGGTCACGTGAATAGTTTGTGGTCCGTCTGGTACGGCGTTTTGGCGGTCGCTTTTCAAACTTACATCGGCTTGAGATACGTAAAAAGGTTTACCG CATATTTATCGTTACCTTGGCCGGCGGACGCTCCACCGCCGAAGGTGGAGTTATACGCGTGTCTGGTGCTAGCCGGAGCCGGAGTTGTCCTACTGCCGGTTCTGCTTGGCGCGGCCTTCCTAAAGCTAGGCAACCTGGCGAACGATGGAGTGAAGCTCGGTCGTCATTTGAGCGCCTGTTCACGCGATCCGCCTTCATCCTTGCTTACCAACAATCCTGACCACA GTTTGGCGAATAATTTATGGCGACACGGAGGTCCCACGGCTGCTTTCGTACACCTTTGCACAGCCATGTGCTTCCTGCTGCCCTCGCTGCTCATGGAGGCTAGATTGATACACGCTGGATTTCTGCCAAAAG AAACAATATGGCGTACGGACCTCGATTGGCTAGTGACTCACCGGGATCGTCTGGTCGTATCCAGCTTCATGAATCCAAACGTGAATCTCAGCATCCTAACGGGCATCATAACTCCTCAGCCTTTCGTCACCTTAGCACCAGACGAAGAGTCCGATAATATAGCCAACGACATCGTCACCACGAAATTGGAATTGACCGacgttattaataaatcagCAGCAATGGAATTTCGACCACGCGACAGCACGAACGAACATCTTGGCCAGTTTCGTACACCAGCGAGTACCAATCTACCCGTGCCCAATGCAAGAGTTTCAAGCGTTAGCACTACTTTACCTACCAACAAGATCACGATGCCCATGAggcaaaaaattattaacgaCACGACAAAAACACCGTCCATCGTCAATGGAGCatcgaaattaaattccaCGAGACCAACGTCCGCAGCTTCTCCGATTACAACAACAGCAACGACCAGTACAAATATGGCAGAAACAACTACGGCAACGATAACAACGacaacaacgacgacgacaacgagaAGCGTCAAAGCGCCTGTAAGCTCGGACGAAGCGGCAGCGGTTACAGCTGCGACTACGACCGCAACCGCAGTTCCAACCGCTGCTACAGCTGTAACAACAACGTTACCGTCGACGTTATCTTCAACGTCTAGCTCGATGAAGTATGGCAACACCGTTAGAAGACTTGCCGCTGCGAAGTCGATCATTAGAAGCAATAATTCGAGAACTAAATTGAAAACGAAGAATACGGGGAAATCATCGACGACTGTTAAGCCCGGTAAGAACGTTGGGAATATGACAGCGCAGAGTATGTCGTTAACGATGAATAGTTTGGCTGATTTGGACCACCCGGAGAAGTTGAATCTTGAGTTTCAAGCGG CTGAATCATACGGACCTATTACTCTCGAGTACTTGAATTATGCCATCGCTCTTGGAGTGTATTCTGTGAGATATCCAGCGGTGTTCTGGTCGTGCAATAAACCGTTGGCCACGATTTTTAGTTTCCAGTTGATCGCCAATTCCGCCCAGAGTTTATTAGCCTATATTGGAATGTCTGTACTTTACAAG GTTCAAGTGATGGGACCCTTGAAGGTGTTACCAGTTCTTCGACAACAGTATCGCACGATATCGACTACCAGCAGCATATCAACGATCTTCGGCGACTCTTACTTCTTATTAAATCCACACGTTACCCTCGTCTTGTTTGCTCTTTCCTCCCTCCTGGTGCTCTGTTCTAGCATGGTGATGTATTTCTACGCTTACGGCAG GTTTACGGCGTTTTTGAGCCAAGAACGAGAGCGCCGAATAATCTTGTCAAAGGAGAACAGAAGTGGCAATGGTTGGATATATTTCATTCACTGCACCGCTCTGTGCGTATTCCTGGCGATCGCGATCTGCAGCGCACCGTTGCTCTACGACTACAGCGTCGTATATCGCGGCAGTCTGGACGGTGCGATATTAGCTTGCGTCGTCGCTACTGTTCTGCACTTGTTCCTCTGGTTAATCTTATGGATCTTTCTCACGATAAAACAACGCTGGACATTCAAATTGCGTGTGACGATCGGTCGAGCTACCGTTAGGTCAGCCAGATCGGTGAAACTCGTGACTGACGTGGATCTATTGTCAGCTAGAGACGACGAGGACGGAACTAACGCGCCGTTACTGGTCGTTGGGAATGGTAGAACTTACACGATTGCCGACGCGTCGCCGAAAAAAGCTATCATGAGCGTGATACAAAAGGCGGCTATCGAAAGGAAAGCACGCAGTCAAG GAAACGTCGATTCCGTAAACGGCGATTCAGCAGCCGACGACGAACAGATTTATTGGCTAAGACCAAAATTACGTCCATCGCCGACCAGATCGCCGAACGACGGAAACGTAGCACCAACGACGGAAAAGGGCTGGCTGAATAAGAAATTGAAACCCAAGGTCACCTTTAACGACCTGCCTAGTACGTCAGGCTCGCG CAATAAAGGAAAAGTCAGACGAGGCACCGGTGACGGGGGCCCTGAAGATGATGGAGATTATGCCACGTTACGAGAATTACCGCTGATCACGTCTCTGGACCCAGCAGATGATTCAACGTCCGAAGAGAACAAG TGGGAAAGGTGGCTGATATCTCGTAGGGACGTTATACCTAAGTTTGGCAAC CTGCTCGAGTGCGTGAACGACGACCAAGTGACATACTACGCgagcgcaaatcgcgatctaCAACCTTCGGAAGGCGACCCTTCGCCCCTATTGACTCCAGACCCTTTGCCCGATCCCACTTCGGAACCACTTCCACTGCCACCTCCGACTCCGACTCCGACTCCAACTTGTGCACCGACTACCGAAGTTGTCACGGCGTTACTAACCACTAACACTCAG GCAAACGGTGGTCAAACGCCGCGATGTCTGCGTCGAGGGGATTCGGGAATGCCGCACGAAGAATTAACACCTCGCTCAGATTCGTCAAATTCTCCGCCATTGGACGCCGTGGTGGGTGGTAGCAGCGGAGCCGGTTCGGTGACGGGTCACAGCAACGCGAGCAGCCACAGCGAAACGTCGTCGAGTGGCGTGCACAGTAACGCGAGCAACGCGAGTAACGGTAGTTGTCAAAGACGAGCAACGAGCGTGGACGACGTGAGCGGCAACTGCGATCAACGAGACGGCGAAGAATCGCGCGATCAATGGCGCAGCTGTTCCCTCCAGCGAGGGATTCAACCTCCATCCGCAACGGCCACCTTCTCACCGCCGAACAGTCGTCCAGGCACTAGTCAATCCTTCTCGTCGCCGCAGTACGCGAATCACGTGCCGCTGTTCGCGAATATCAACGCAAATTCAAGCGCAAACGCGAATATAAACGCGAGTGCGAACACGGGCGGCAACACGAACGTTAACGTGAACGATGTCAACGTCGTTGGACAAGGATGTCCAGCTGTGATTCTCGAGAATCCGAACGAGGCGACCGTGGTGATCCGGCGGAAACTGTCGAGGACAAAGCTGACGGAACCGCTGAATCCTAACGAGGAACCTTTTGGTCGTTCCACGAACATGAGGATGACATCGTTCACGGAGAGCAACGATATTCGCGTGCACGCAACGTCGGCCACTCTGCCGCATTATCCAACCCAGCCGGCGGTTACTTATCCGCATTGCTCCACCATGCCTCTGCCACACGCCTCTCATAGTATGGCTGGATCTCATATGGGTGGATCTAGCGGAAGCTGCGGATCGGTGCCGAGGCACGCTTTCGTCCCACCGCAAGTACACTCATCGGTACCAGCCCATACTACTCTACCGTCCCATCACAACGGCGTCAGACTTCTTCACGGTATCACGCCCACACCGAACAACCCTTTCGTCAAGAGGTTCCCTCCTGTGCAGCTACACACGCAACCCTGGGCATTGCCAGGCCACCACACTTTCCCCCAAGCTTCGCAGGTTAATGGAAAATTGACCACTACCGCGCAGATCAGGCAGAGCGATCGCGACTCGGCTAATTTCTCGATGGCCAGCAGCGGAGACTCGGATACGTGTTTGCCTCATTAG
- the Tinc gene encoding transmembrane protein tincar isoform X2 has protein sequence MSMTGSLMGYENNNEVNQAKCKKPLKPLPIVSSVNSSGITTTNKAKKPRRSTRRNSCIRGHVNSLWSVWYGVLAVAFQTYIGLRYVKRFTAYLSLPWPADAPPPKVELYACLVLAGAGVVLLPVLLGAAFLKLGNLANDGVKLGRHLSACSRDPPSSLLTNNPDHSLANNLWRHGGPTAAFVHLCTAMCFLLPSLLMEARLIHAGFLPKETIWRTDLDWLVTHRDRLVVSSFMNPNVNLSILTGIITPQPFVTLAPDEESDNIANDIVTTKLELTDVINKSAAMEFRPRDSTNEHLGQFRTPASTNLPVPNARVSSVSTTLPTNKITMPMRQKIINDTTKTPSIVNGASKLNSTRPTSAASPITTTATTSTNMAETTTATITTTTTTTTTRSVKAPVSSDEAAAVTAATTTATAVPTAATAVTTTLPSTLSSTSSSMKYGNTVRRLAAAKSIIRSNNSRTKLKTKNTGKSSTTVKPGKNVGNMTAQSMSLTMNSLADLDHPEKLNLEFQAAESYGPITLEYLNYAIALGVYSVRYPAVFWSCNKPLATIFSFQLIANSAQSLLAYIGMSVLYKVQVMGPLKVLPVLRQQYRTISTTSSISTIFGDSYFLLNPHVTLVLFALSSLLVLCSSMVMYFYAYGRFTAFLSQERERRIILSKENRSGNGWIYFIHCTALCVFLAIAICSAPLLYDYSVVYRGSLDGAILACVVATVLHLFLWLILWIFLTIKQRWTFKLRVTIGRATVRSARSVKLVTDVDLLSARDDEDGTNAPLLVVGNGRTYTIADASPKKAIMSVIQKAAIERKARSQGNVDSVNGDSAADDEQIYWLRPKLRPSPTRSPNDGNVAPTTEKGWLNKKLKPKVTFNDLPSTSGSRNKGKVRRGTGDGGPEDDGDYATLRELPLITSLDPADDSTSEENKLLECVNDDQVTYYASANRDLQPSEGDPSPLLTPDPLPDPTSEPLPLPPPTPTPTPTCAPTTEVVTALLTTNTQANGGQTPRCLRRGDSGMPHEELTPRSDSSNSPPLDAVVGGSSGAGSVTGHSNASSHSETSSSGVHSNASNASNGSCQRRATSVDDVSGNCDQRDGEESRDQWRSCSLQRGIQPPSATATFSPPNSRPGTSQSFSSPQYANHVPLFANINANSSANANINASANTGGNTNVNVNDVNVVGQGCPAVILENPNEATVVIRRKLSRTKLTEPLNPNEEPFGRSTNMRMTSFTESNDIRVHATSATLPHYPTQPAVTYPHCSTMPLPHASHSMAGSHMGGSSGSCGSVPRHAFVPPQVHSSVPAHTTLPSHHNGVRLLHGITPTPNNPFVKRFPPVQLHTQPWALPGHHTFPQASQVNGKLTTTAQIRQSDRDSANFSMASSGDSDTCLPH, from the exons ATGTCAATGACGGGAAGCTTAATGGGTTACGAAAATAATAACGAGGTAAATCAAGCAAAGTGCAAAAAGCCATTAAAACCGCTTCCGATAGTGTCCAGCGTAAACTCCAGCGGCATCACAACTACCAACAAAGCGAAAAAGCCACGAAGGTCTACTAGACGAAACTCATGTATACGAGGTCACGTGAATAGTTTGTGGTCCGTCTGGTACGGCGTTTTGGCGGTCGCTTTTCAAACTTACATCGGCTTGAGATACGTAAAAAGGTTTACCG CATATTTATCGTTACCTTGGCCGGCGGACGCTCCACCGCCGAAGGTGGAGTTATACGCGTGTCTGGTGCTAGCCGGAGCCGGAGTTGTCCTACTGCCGGTTCTGCTTGGCGCGGCCTTCCTAAAGCTAGGCAACCTGGCGAACGATGGAGTGAAGCTCGGTCGTCATTTGAGCGCCTGTTCACGCGATCCGCCTTCATCCTTGCTTACCAACAATCCTGACCACA GTTTGGCGAATAATTTATGGCGACACGGAGGTCCCACGGCTGCTTTCGTACACCTTTGCACAGCCATGTGCTTCCTGCTGCCCTCGCTGCTCATGGAGGCTAGATTGATACACGCTGGATTTCTGCCAAAAG AAACAATATGGCGTACGGACCTCGATTGGCTAGTGACTCACCGGGATCGTCTGGTCGTATCCAGCTTCATGAATCCAAACGTGAATCTCAGCATCCTAACGGGCATCATAACTCCTCAGCCTTTCGTCACCTTAGCACCAGACGAAGAGTCCGATAATATAGCCAACGACATCGTCACCACGAAATTGGAATTGACCGacgttattaataaatcagCAGCAATGGAATTTCGACCACGCGACAGCACGAACGAACATCTTGGCCAGTTTCGTACACCAGCGAGTACCAATCTACCCGTGCCCAATGCAAGAGTTTCAAGCGTTAGCACTACTTTACCTACCAACAAGATCACGATGCCCATGAggcaaaaaattattaacgaCACGACAAAAACACCGTCCATCGTCAATGGAGCatcgaaattaaattccaCGAGACCAACGTCCGCAGCTTCTCCGATTACAACAACAGCAACGACCAGTACAAATATGGCAGAAACAACTACGGCAACGATAACAACGacaacaacgacgacgacaacgagaAGCGTCAAAGCGCCTGTAAGCTCGGACGAAGCGGCAGCGGTTACAGCTGCGACTACGACCGCAACCGCAGTTCCAACCGCTGCTACAGCTGTAACAACAACGTTACCGTCGACGTTATCTTCAACGTCTAGCTCGATGAAGTATGGCAACACCGTTAGAAGACTTGCCGCTGCGAAGTCGATCATTAGAAGCAATAATTCGAGAACTAAATTGAAAACGAAGAATACGGGGAAATCATCGACGACTGTTAAGCCCGGTAAGAACGTTGGGAATATGACAGCGCAGAGTATGTCGTTAACGATGAATAGTTTGGCTGATTTGGACCACCCGGAGAAGTTGAATCTTGAGTTTCAAGCGG CTGAATCATACGGACCTATTACTCTCGAGTACTTGAATTATGCCATCGCTCTTGGAGTGTATTCTGTGAGATATCCAGCGGTGTTCTGGTCGTGCAATAAACCGTTGGCCACGATTTTTAGTTTCCAGTTGATCGCCAATTCCGCCCAGAGTTTATTAGCCTATATTGGAATGTCTGTACTTTACAAG GTTCAAGTGATGGGACCCTTGAAGGTGTTACCAGTTCTTCGACAACAGTATCGCACGATATCGACTACCAGCAGCATATCAACGATCTTCGGCGACTCTTACTTCTTATTAAATCCACACGTTACCCTCGTCTTGTTTGCTCTTTCCTCCCTCCTGGTGCTCTGTTCTAGCATGGTGATGTATTTCTACGCTTACGGCAG GTTTACGGCGTTTTTGAGCCAAGAACGAGAGCGCCGAATAATCTTGTCAAAGGAGAACAGAAGTGGCAATGGTTGGATATATTTCATTCACTGCACCGCTCTGTGCGTATTCCTGGCGATCGCGATCTGCAGCGCACCGTTGCTCTACGACTACAGCGTCGTATATCGCGGCAGTCTGGACGGTGCGATATTAGCTTGCGTCGTCGCTACTGTTCTGCACTTGTTCCTCTGGTTAATCTTATGGATCTTTCTCACGATAAAACAACGCTGGACATTCAAATTGCGTGTGACGATCGGTCGAGCTACCGTTAGGTCAGCCAGATCGGTGAAACTCGTGACTGACGTGGATCTATTGTCAGCTAGAGACGACGAGGACGGAACTAACGCGCCGTTACTGGTCGTTGGGAATGGTAGAACTTACACGATTGCCGACGCGTCGCCGAAAAAAGCTATCATGAGCGTGATACAAAAGGCGGCTATCGAAAGGAAAGCACGCAGTCAAG GAAACGTCGATTCCGTAAACGGCGATTCAGCAGCCGACGACGAACAGATTTATTGGCTAAGACCAAAATTACGTCCATCGCCGACCAGATCGCCGAACGACGGAAACGTAGCACCAACGACGGAAAAGGGCTGGCTGAATAAGAAATTGAAACCCAAGGTCACCTTTAACGACCTGCCTAGTACGTCAGGCTCGCG CAATAAAGGAAAAGTCAGACGAGGCACCGGTGACGGGGGCCCTGAAGATGATGGAGATTATGCCACGTTACGAGAATTACCGCTGATCACGTCTCTGGACCCAGCAGATGATTCAACGTCCGAAGAGAACAAG CTGCTCGAGTGCGTGAACGACGACCAAGTGACATACTACGCgagcgcaaatcgcgatctaCAACCTTCGGAAGGCGACCCTTCGCCCCTATTGACTCCAGACCCTTTGCCCGATCCCACTTCGGAACCACTTCCACTGCCACCTCCGACTCCGACTCCGACTCCAACTTGTGCACCGACTACCGAAGTTGTCACGGCGTTACTAACCACTAACACTCAG GCAAACGGTGGTCAAACGCCGCGATGTCTGCGTCGAGGGGATTCGGGAATGCCGCACGAAGAATTAACACCTCGCTCAGATTCGTCAAATTCTCCGCCATTGGACGCCGTGGTGGGTGGTAGCAGCGGAGCCGGTTCGGTGACGGGTCACAGCAACGCGAGCAGCCACAGCGAAACGTCGTCGAGTGGCGTGCACAGTAACGCGAGCAACGCGAGTAACGGTAGTTGTCAAAGACGAGCAACGAGCGTGGACGACGTGAGCGGCAACTGCGATCAACGAGACGGCGAAGAATCGCGCGATCAATGGCGCAGCTGTTCCCTCCAGCGAGGGATTCAACCTCCATCCGCAACGGCCACCTTCTCACCGCCGAACAGTCGTCCAGGCACTAGTCAATCCTTCTCGTCGCCGCAGTACGCGAATCACGTGCCGCTGTTCGCGAATATCAACGCAAATTCAAGCGCAAACGCGAATATAAACGCGAGTGCGAACACGGGCGGCAACACGAACGTTAACGTGAACGATGTCAACGTCGTTGGACAAGGATGTCCAGCTGTGATTCTCGAGAATCCGAACGAGGCGACCGTGGTGATCCGGCGGAAACTGTCGAGGACAAAGCTGACGGAACCGCTGAATCCTAACGAGGAACCTTTTGGTCGTTCCACGAACATGAGGATGACATCGTTCACGGAGAGCAACGATATTCGCGTGCACGCAACGTCGGCCACTCTGCCGCATTATCCAACCCAGCCGGCGGTTACTTATCCGCATTGCTCCACCATGCCTCTGCCACACGCCTCTCATAGTATGGCTGGATCTCATATGGGTGGATCTAGCGGAAGCTGCGGATCGGTGCCGAGGCACGCTTTCGTCCCACCGCAAGTACACTCATCGGTACCAGCCCATACTACTCTACCGTCCCATCACAACGGCGTCAGACTTCTTCACGGTATCACGCCCACACCGAACAACCCTTTCGTCAAGAGGTTCCCTCCTGTGCAGCTACACACGCAACCCTGGGCATTGCCAGGCCACCACACTTTCCCCCAAGCTTCGCAGGTTAATGGAAAATTGACCACTACCGCGCAGATCAGGCAGAGCGATCGCGACTCGGCTAATTTCTCGATGGCCAGCAGCGGAGACTCGGATACGTGTTTGCCTCATTAG